In a single window of the Cydia pomonella isolate Wapato2018A chromosome 2, ilCydPomo1, whole genome shotgun sequence genome:
- the LOC133532575 gene encoding fatty acid synthase-like, with product MLRVHDSPTSLVEPRLTCSKAYSQLVIGDSSGLTMCLASRLVQRGAGALHLQLAHIGPRLSTQVLSWRKLGVNAITTSLDLGQNDCASNLLKLSSGLGPVEGIFVVMAKQQTRQTHALYKSLLANLDAETRKVCPSIK from the exons ATGCTGCGCGTCCACGATTCGCCGACATCACTTGTGGAGCCCAG ACTAACATGCTCAAAAGCATACAGCCAGCTGGTGATAGGCGACTCGTCGGGGCTCACCATGTGCCTGGCCTCGCGCCTGGTGCAACGGGGCGCAGGCGCGCTCCATCTGCAGCTCGCCCACATTGGGCCGCGTCTCAGTACACAAGTGCT ATCCTGGCGGAAATTGGGCGTGAATGCTATAACGACCTCCTTAGACCTCGGGCAAAATGATTGCGCGTCAAACCTACTGAAACTAAGTTCAGGTCTGGGCCCAGTTGAAGGCATATTTGTAGTGATGGCGAAACAACAGACTCGTCAGACACATGCCCTCTATAAGTCCCTATTGGCCAATTTGGATGCAGAGACAAGAAAAGTGTGCCCATCTATCAAGTAA